GAGTGAATATCTGGTACCGGGCGGCGTCAAGCAAGCCAACTTCATCCTGCAGGTCGAGGTCAAGGGCAAAAGCGCCACCCCGACCCAGCGTGAAAACCTGTGGCTACGCAGTCCCACCAGCCTCTGCCACATTCAGCTGGCCCTGCCGGAACAAGCCCGGTTGCAGGGTCTGACCCTGTTTCTGGTTGACGATCAGCTACGCCTGCATGAGCGCATTGACGCGACCAGCGCCTCCTTCGTCGCCGGACAATGGCTGGCCAGCGGCGTTGTCAGCCGCCGATTCGATCCCGCCAGCGGCGGCCTGCTCGATGAGCGCCTGCTCGACCAGCTGATGTTGCCTATCGACTACCAACCCGCTGATTTTGCTGTCGAAAATGCCAAAACAGATGAACTCGACCTGGCCAGTCTGCGCCGGTTAAGTCACAAGATCGCCGCCCAGGGTCTCGATGCCGGCCGCTATCAGGTCGATTTCCACAGCCGCCTGGCAGCGCCTTTCACCTGCCTGATCATGGCACTGCTGGCCATCCCTTTTGCTTTGCAGAAATCACGCAATCTGCACCTGGCACTCGGCATCTCGATCAGCATCCTCATCGGCGCCGGGTATTTCGTGCTGCACTCCACCCTGCTGGCGCTCGGCTATGCCGGCCGGCTGCCACCCCTCGTCAGCGCCTGGGCCGCCAACCTGATCTTCCTGACCCTGGCCGGGCTGCTGATCCTGTCCACCCGCGACTAGCAACCGGCCCCGCAAACCACTAAAACAACCCAGGGGCGTCTGCCTTGCCGGCAGCGCCCCTGGGTTGTTTTAGTTCATGCGCGGATTCCAGAACAAACAGGTGGTTGAAAAACAGTCGGCAGTACCCATGGCTGGGCGACCAAAATCAATCATTGCTCCGTAATGGATTAATTTTGTGAGCAAGACGAAAAAACGCATTTACGGCTTGCGGCGTTGAAAAAGCCCCCGAGGATGACGTTTTCAACATCCGCTAATAGCGGTAATGCTCCGGCTTGTAAGGACCATCCAGCGGCAGGTCAAGATAGGCCGCCTGCTTGTCGGTCAGGCGGGTAAGCTTCGCTCCAAGCTTGGCCAGATGCAACCGCGCCACCTTTTCGTCAAGAATCTTCGGCAGCACATAAACCTGTTTGTCATAACGGGCATGATTCTGCCACAGCTCCATCTGCGCCAGCACCTGATTGGCAAAGCTATTGCTCATGACAAAGCTGGGGTGGCCGGTGGCACAACCCAGATTGACCAGCCGGCCTTTGGCCAGCAGGGTGATGCGTTTACCGTCGGGCCACTCGATCTGATCAACCTGCGGCTTGATTTCGTGCCACTTCAGGCGGGAATCGCCAATCAGGGAATCTACCTGAATTTCCGAGTCAAAGTGCCCGATATTGCAGACAATAGCCTGATCCTTCATCTGGTCCAGATGACTACGGGTAATGACATCGACATTGCCGGTGGTGGTTACAAAGATATCACCCCAGCGGCAGGCCTCGTCCATATCCACGACAGCGAAACCTTCCATGCATGCCTGCAGGGCGCAGATGGGATCAATCTCCGTCACACTTACCAGCGCCCCCATGCCACGGAAAGCCTGAGCGCAGCCCTTGCCGACATCACCATAACCGAGCACAACACAGCGCTTGCCAGCCACCATCACGTCCGTCGCCCGCTTGATGCCATCGATAAGGGATTCACGGCAGCCATAAAGATTGTCGAACTTGCTTTTGGTCACACTGTCGTTGACATTGAAGGCCGGGAACATCAGCTTGCCATCCCGCGCCATCTGATACAGGCGATGCACGCCGGTAGTGGTTTCTTCACTCACACCCATCAGGTTGCGCGCCAGTCGGCGCCAGTACTGCGGATCCTCCTGCAGGGTACGGTTAAGCAGGCGATCGACAATGGCCAGTTCCTCATGGCCGCTGCTGATTGCTGGCATCACACCAGAGGCCTCAAAGGCCTGCTCGCGCTCCACCCCGCGATGCACCAGCAGGGTGGCATCCCCGCCATCGTCGACAATCAGATTCGGCCCGTCGGGAAAGGACAGCGCCAACTTGGTAAACTCCCAGTACTCTTCGAGGGTTTCTCCCTTATAGGCGAACACCGGCACACCACTGGCGGCAATGGCGGCAGCGGCATGATCCTGAGTGGAAAAAATATTGCAGCTGGCCCAGCGCACCTCGGCACCCAGATCGACCAGGGTTTCGATCAATACCGCCGTCTGGATGGTCATGTGCAATGATCCGGCAATACGCGCACCCTTAAGAGGCTTGCTGCCACGGTACTCTTCACGTACGGCCATCAGGCCAGGCATTTCCGATTCGGCAATGGTGATTTCCTTACGCCCCCAGTCAGCCAGGGCCAGATCCCGGACATGATAGGCCGGTCGTTGAGTTGTCATGGGTGTCTCCCTTGGTTACAGGTGATGCCTGCCCGGACAGCCGGACAGGCCAGTAGATAAAAGCCCACAGGGCGCTGGCCAACCAGCACAGCAGAGCCAGCACCGTGGTGGTGGCCGGTGTCCGCGGTTGCCAGCAATCGGCGCTGGGGTGCCGACCGGTCAGCAGCCAGCGGGGATACCAGCCATAGCCAGCCAGTCGCTCCCCCCAGCGACACCAGAAAGCCCTCTGGGAAAAAAGCTGAGCCAGCGATGGAAGTGCCCCGTTGCCAGCGGTCTGCACCGCAGCAGTCGTATAACTGCCCAACCAGGGCCAGAGCCAGTCAGGGCGATCACTGGCAGCCAGCAAAAGCAGCATGGCATTACGCCAGCGCCGTCGCCAATAACCTTCGCGACGGTAACGACAGGCGCGGGTCTGAATTAAAGCCTCAAAACAGAACCAGCGGCCCTGACAACCGAGCCGCTGGGCCAGCTCGGCATCTTCCAGCACCGGCCAATCCTCGGCAAAGCCGCCCAGCCGCTGCCAGCAGGAGCGCTCAAGCATGAACCCCTGATCCCCCAGCACGGCACCGGGAGCCGCTATGGCCGCCTTGCGCGCCAGCTGGTGATAGCGCCAGCCCGGCTCATCGAAACTGAGGCGAAAACGGCCGGCCAGGGGCAGCGCAGGGTACTCCCGCCGCCACGCGCGATAAGCCGCCAGTGCCTGGCACAGCGCGGTGGCATCAGGCCAACGGCTGTCGGCATGCACAAAGAGCAACACGGCGGCCTGACTGTGGAGCGCCGCCCGGTTCAGCTGCGCGGCCCGGCCGCGGGCGCCACACACCAGACGGCAGGAATAGGGACAACGGACGGCAAAATGACGAATCAGCTGACAGCTAGCATCGCTGGAACCGCCATCACTGAACACCAGTTCCAGTGCCACCCCCTGCTGGCGCAGCACCTCATCGAACAAAACCGGCAGAACAACCGCCTCATTCCAGACCGGCACCAAAAGCGCCAGTTCGGGCGGCGCAGCAACCTTCATCAATACGTTCCTGACCCGGGAGGTACAGAAAAGGCGACCTTTGAGGGCCGCCTTGTCTGACTGGTAACCGTCGGCGGCCCGTCAGAGCCCGGCGCGGCTGCGCAGCGATTCGACGCGATCGGTCCGTTCCCAAGTGAAATCCGGCAACTCGCGACCAAAATGGCCGTAGGCGGCAGTCTGGCGATAAATCGGCCGCAGCAGATCGAGGGTACGGATGATGCCAGCTGGCCGCAGGTCGAACTCCTCCAGCACAATACGAGCGATTTCATTGGACGGAATGCGCCCGGTGCCGAAGGCGTTAACCATGACCGAAACCGGCTCGGCGACGCCAATGGCATAGGCCACCTGGACCTCACACTTGTCAGCCAGGCCGGCGGCGACCACATTCTTGGCAACGTAACGTCCCATGTAGGAGGCGCTACGGTCGACCTTGGACGGATCCTTGCCGGAAAAGGCCCCGCCACCATGGGAGCCCTGACCACCATAGGTGTCAACAATGATCTTGCGTCCGGTCAGGCCGCAGTCACCCATGGGGCCACCGATGACAAAGCGCCCCGTCGGATTCACAAAATATTTGGTCCCGCCATCGAGCAGCTGGGCCGGCAGTACCTTTTTGATCACCTCCTCCATCACAGCTTCCTCAATCTGGCGCTGAGAAACCTCGGGCGTATGCTGGGTGGAAAGCACTACGGCATCAATCCGCGTCGGCTTATCGTCAATATACTGGATGGAGACCTGTGACTTACTGTCTGGCCGCAGAAAATCGAGAATGCCTTCCTTGCGCACCTGGGCCAGCCGTTTGGTCAGTTCGTGGGCAAATACAATCGGCATCGGCATCAGCTGCGGTGTATCAATGCAGGCATAGCCGAACATCAAACCCTGATCGCCGGCGCCCTGCTCCAGATGCAGGCCCTGCCCCTCGGTCACGCCCTGGGAGATATCAGGTGACTGCCGATCAAGACTGGTCATCACGGCGCAGGTATCGGCATCGAATCCCATCTGCGAACTGACATAGCCGATTTCACGAATGGTCTGACGCACAACATCGGCGTGGTCGATACGGGCATGGGTGGTGATCTCACCGGCAAGCATG
This genomic interval from Desulfuromonas thiophila contains the following:
- the lptG gene encoding LPS export ABC transporter permease LptG, whose protein sequence is MTLIQRYLLSLFARATGLALAAFGGIYLLIDFFEKVDDFLEHQARLPLYLAYFASKLPLIIAQLFPLALLLGVFLTLGQLARSQELTAMRAGGIGLKRLLAPLLLATVLLAGGHFALSEYLVPGGVKQANFILQVEVKGKSATPTQRENLWLRSPTSLCHIQLALPEQARLQGLTLFLVDDQLRLHERIDATSASFVAGQWLASGVVSRRFDPASGGLLDERLLDQLMLPIDYQPADFAVENAKTDELDLASLRRLSHKIAAQGLDAGRYQVDFHSRLAAPFTCLIMALLAIPFALQKSRNLHLALGISISILIGAGYFVLHSTLLALGYAGRLPPLVSAWAANLIFLTLAGLLILSTRD
- the ahcY gene encoding adenosylhomocysteinase: MTTQRPAYHVRDLALADWGRKEITIAESEMPGLMAVREEYRGSKPLKGARIAGSLHMTIQTAVLIETLVDLGAEVRWASCNIFSTQDHAAAAIAASGVPVFAYKGETLEEYWEFTKLALSFPDGPNLIVDDGGDATLLVHRGVEREQAFEASGVMPAISSGHEELAIVDRLLNRTLQEDPQYWRRLARNLMGVSEETTTGVHRLYQMARDGKLMFPAFNVNDSVTKSKFDNLYGCRESLIDGIKRATDVMVAGKRCVVLGYGDVGKGCAQAFRGMGALVSVTEIDPICALQACMEGFAVVDMDEACRWGDIFVTTTGNVDVITRSHLDQMKDQAIVCNIGHFDSEIQVDSLIGDSRLKWHEIKPQVDQIEWPDGKRITLLAKGRLVNLGCATGHPSFVMSNSFANQVLAQMELWQNHARYDKQVYVLPKILDEKVARLHLAKLGAKLTRLTDKQAAYLDLPLDGPYKPEHYRY
- a CDS encoding glycosyltransferase, translating into MKVAAPPELALLVPVWNEAVVLPVLFDEVLRQQGVALELVFSDGGSSDASCQLIRHFAVRCPYSCRLVCGARGRAAQLNRAALHSQAAVLLFVHADSRWPDATALCQALAAYRAWRREYPALPLAGRFRLSFDEPGWRYHQLARKAAIAAPGAVLGDQGFMLERSCWQRLGGFAEDWPVLEDAELAQRLGCQGRWFCFEALIQTRACRYRREGYWRRRWRNAMLLLLAASDRPDWLWPWLGSYTTAAVQTAGNGALPSLAQLFSQRAFWCRWGERLAGYGWYPRWLLTGRHPSADCWQPRTPATTTVLALLCWLASALWAFIYWPVRLSGQASPVTKGDTHDNSTTGLSCPGSGPG
- the metK gene encoding methionine adenosyltransferase is translated as MPMTDFMFTSESVSEGHPDKMADQISDAILDAILAQDKTARVACETLITTGMVMLAGEITTHARIDHADVVRQTIREIGYVSSQMGFDADTCAVMTSLDRQSPDISQGVTEGQGLHLEQGAGDQGLMFGYACIDTPQLMPMPIVFAHELTKRLAQVRKEGILDFLRPDSKSQVSIQYIDDKPTRIDAVVLSTQHTPEVSQRQIEEAVMEEVIKKVLPAQLLDGGTKYFVNPTGRFVIGGPMGDCGLTGRKIIVDTYGGQGSHGGGAFSGKDPSKVDRSASYMGRYVAKNVVAAGLADKCEVQVAYAIGVAEPVSVMVNAFGTGRIPSNEIARIVLEEFDLRPAGIIRTLDLLRPIYRQTAAYGHFGRELPDFTWERTDRVESLRSRAGL